A single region of the Arthrobacter sp. zg-Y20 genome encodes:
- a CDS encoding flagellar basal body protein has protein sequence MFDSVSSIALQSALDGLALRQRAIANNIANVNTPGYKAQRVSFEDALAKSVKAGNGAAAATTARSLEPTRLDGSNVNLDTETLSNIDTVLRYQFATQAVGGEASSLRTAMRTN, from the coding sequence GTGTTCGATTCCGTTTCCTCCATTGCGCTGCAAAGTGCCTTGGATGGCCTTGCCCTCCGTCAGCGGGCCATCGCGAACAACATCGCGAATGTGAATACCCCCGGCTACAAGGCCCAGCGCGTCAGCTTCGAAGACGCCCTCGCTAAATCAGTGAAAGCCGGCAACGGAGCGGCCGCCGCCACCACCGCGCGCTCCCTGGAACCCACCCGCCTGGACGGCAGCAACGTCAACCTGGACACGGAAACCCTGTCCAACATTGACACTGTGCTGCGCTACCAGTTCGCCACCCAGGCTGTTGGCGGAGAAGCCAGCTCCCTCCGCACGGCCATGAGGACCAACTAA
- the flgC gene encoding flagellar basal body rod protein FlgC, translating into MTFDAIGIAATGLTTHRKWLDAVSDNLANANNVSSTDGAAFQARYVVAQEGAEGTGVYVSGVQYGDAEGRMVYQPDHALADAEGYVRYPDIDLSEQMGNLILAQRGYEANAAVVDRAKSTYEAALQIGRS; encoded by the coding sequence ATGACTTTTGATGCCATCGGCATTGCCGCCACCGGACTGACCACACACCGCAAATGGCTGGACGCAGTCTCCGACAACTTGGCCAACGCCAACAACGTCTCCAGCACCGACGGCGCGGCCTTCCAAGCCCGCTACGTTGTGGCGCAGGAAGGCGCGGAAGGCACCGGCGTCTACGTCTCCGGTGTCCAGTACGGCGACGCCGAAGGCCGGATGGTCTACCAGCCGGACCACGCCCTGGCCGACGCCGAAGGCTACGTCCGGTACCCCGATATCGACCTGTCGGAACAGATGGGCAACCTGATCCTTGCCCAACGCGGCTACGAAGCCAACGCCGCCGTGGTTGACCGTGCGAAGAGCACGTATGAAGCAGCACTGCAGATTGGACGCTCCTAA
- the fliE gene encoding flagellar hook-basal body complex protein FliE, whose product MPVPAIAAVSGTTPTAYIEAATPAVSTDGSAFGTSLTGAVDNVTELQSTSKTLAVQAVTGDLDDIHAATIASTRASLTLELVAAVRNKGVDAFNEIMRMQA is encoded by the coding sequence ATGCCCGTTCCCGCCATCGCCGCCGTCAGCGGCACCACGCCCACGGCGTACATTGAGGCGGCCACCCCGGCAGTCTCCACGGACGGCTCGGCCTTCGGCACGTCCCTCACCGGGGCCGTGGACAACGTCACCGAACTGCAGTCCACGTCCAAGACCCTGGCAGTACAGGCCGTGACCGGAGACCTGGATGACATCCACGCCGCCACCATCGCCTCCACCCGCGCCTCCCTCACGCTGGAACTTGTTGCCGCGGTACGCAACAAGGGCGTTGACGCGTTCAACGAGATCATGCGGATGCAGGCCTGA
- the fliF gene encoding flagellar basal-body MS-ring/collar protein FliF: protein MPPAMNAMAGRIGTTLREFTLAQKTIAIIGIAVLALGIAMLASWMTKPSYTPLFSGLQAEDANSIVEQLKTDGVPYEVADGGGTIMVPEENVYDQRLKAAGAGLPSESTGGYSLLDEMGVTSSEFQQSVTYKRALEGEIAKTVGAIDGVKNASVQLAIPEDTVFVSEKSDPTASVFVETAKGTTLSADQVSAIVHLTSASVDGMQSTDVAVIDASGTVLSAVGVGATGSADKQATDYEERVTSSVQTMLDRVVGPGNATVAVAADMNYESANRVEESFTAPQDTPALNESTSTEEYTGANGGTAAGVLGPDNIAVPNGTNDDGSFKSETSTKNNAVNKVTETRDIPAGSLNRQTVSVALNTQAAAGLNVADLEALVSTAAGINTERGDEITVEMVSFNADGATSAKDALAEAEAADEAERRAEMLRMGIIVAGIVLVIILALVAYAMRSRRQNREAVDLGELPELDPLAPATSLAMLEPEPLPTDTASMQIVAAAVGQDRKRAELDALAAQDPVRTADYLRNLMEDSRS from the coding sequence ATGCCCCCGGCTATGAATGCGATGGCGGGCCGGATCGGCACCACCCTCCGCGAGTTCACCCTCGCCCAGAAAACCATTGCCATCATTGGGATTGCCGTATTGGCCCTCGGGATAGCCATGCTTGCCTCCTGGATGACCAAACCGTCCTACACGCCCCTGTTCTCCGGGCTGCAAGCCGAAGACGCGAACAGCATTGTGGAGCAGCTCAAGACGGACGGTGTTCCGTATGAAGTAGCGGACGGCGGCGGCACCATCATGGTTCCGGAAGAAAACGTCTACGACCAGCGGCTCAAGGCTGCCGGTGCAGGCCTGCCCTCCGAATCCACCGGCGGGTACTCCCTGCTGGATGAGATGGGGGTCACCTCCTCCGAATTCCAGCAGTCCGTCACCTACAAACGGGCCCTGGAAGGCGAAATCGCCAAAACGGTGGGCGCCATCGACGGCGTGAAGAACGCCTCCGTGCAGCTCGCCATCCCCGAAGACACCGTTTTTGTGTCGGAGAAATCCGACCCCACCGCCTCCGTTTTTGTGGAAACCGCCAAGGGCACCACCCTCAGCGCAGACCAGGTCTCAGCCATTGTGCACCTGACCTCAGCCTCGGTTGACGGCATGCAGTCCACCGACGTTGCCGTAATCGACGCCAGCGGCACCGTGCTCTCCGCAGTTGGCGTGGGCGCCACCGGCTCCGCCGATAAACAGGCCACCGACTACGAAGAGCGTGTGACCTCCTCGGTGCAGACCATGCTGGACCGGGTAGTAGGCCCCGGCAACGCCACCGTGGCAGTGGCTGCGGACATGAACTACGAATCCGCCAACCGGGTGGAAGAGTCCTTCACCGCACCGCAGGACACCCCGGCGCTGAATGAATCCACCAGCACCGAGGAATACACCGGCGCCAACGGCGGTACCGCCGCAGGGGTCCTGGGTCCGGACAACATCGCTGTGCCCAACGGCACCAACGACGACGGATCCTTCAAATCCGAAACGAGCACCAAGAACAACGCCGTGAACAAGGTGACCGAAACCCGGGACATCCCGGCAGGGTCCCTGAACCGGCAGACCGTCTCGGTGGCCCTGAATACCCAGGCCGCCGCCGGACTAAACGTTGCGGACCTGGAAGCCCTGGTTTCCACCGCCGCTGGCATCAACACCGAACGCGGGGATGAAATCACGGTGGAAATGGTGTCCTTCAACGCTGACGGCGCCACGAGTGCCAAAGACGCACTGGCCGAAGCGGAAGCAGCCGACGAGGCTGAACGCCGCGCCGAAATGCTGCGGATGGGTATTATCGTGGCCGGCATCGTCCTGGTGATCATCCTGGCCCTGGTGGCCTACGCCATGCGCTCCCGCCGCCAGAACCGCGAAGCCGTGGACCTGGGCGAGCTGCCCGAACTGGATCCGCTGGCCCCGGCCACCAGCCTGGCCATGCTGGAACCGGAACCCCTTCCCACGGACACCGCCTCCATGCAGATTGTTGCCGCAGCCGTTGGCCAGGACCGTAAGCGCGCCGAACTCGACGCCCTCGCCGCGCAGGATCCGGTACGCACCGCAGACTACCTGCGCAACCTCATGGAGGACAGCCGGTCATGA
- the fliG gene encoding flagellar motor switch protein FliG, which translates to MTELATAPAGLGLGLAVPDDVPAKGELTGTQKAAIVLMQMETSRAAVVMQQFTEAEAQSIAAEIVRLRRVDASVAEDAINEFYDMTVEGRRRAHGGRDVAMGLLEASFGVERASGVMERLASSMAGKSFEFLESAEPNQVISLLDGELPQTIALVLAHMRPQRASAVLTGLNQDLRTDVAQAIATMARATPEAVRVVAETLRARASALGAAREATDAIGGIQPLVDIINRSDAVTERALLESLEERDPDLAEEVRSRMLTFADLVKLERRDVQLVLRGIDVGTLALAMKGATEPVLDAIRTNVSERNRELLDDEIKVSGPARLSQVEEARANIVRAIREMEAQGIIEVHHADEEEYVY; encoded by the coding sequence ATGACCGAACTAGCTACCGCCCCGGCCGGGCTGGGGCTCGGCCTGGCTGTCCCGGATGACGTACCGGCAAAGGGCGAACTGACCGGCACCCAGAAGGCCGCCATTGTCCTGATGCAGATGGAAACCTCGCGCGCCGCCGTCGTGATGCAGCAGTTCACCGAAGCCGAGGCCCAGTCCATTGCCGCGGAGATCGTCCGGCTCCGCCGGGTGGATGCGTCCGTGGCCGAAGACGCCATCAACGAGTTCTATGACATGACCGTTGAAGGCAGGCGCCGCGCCCACGGCGGCCGCGACGTCGCCATGGGCCTGCTGGAAGCCTCCTTCGGTGTCGAGCGTGCCTCCGGCGTCATGGAGCGCCTGGCCTCCTCCATGGCCGGCAAATCCTTCGAATTCCTGGAGAGCGCCGAACCGAACCAGGTGATCTCCCTCCTGGACGGTGAACTGCCGCAGACCATTGCCCTGGTCCTGGCGCACATGCGCCCCCAGCGTGCCTCGGCGGTCCTCACCGGATTGAACCAGGACCTGCGCACCGACGTGGCGCAGGCCATTGCCACCATGGCCCGGGCAACCCCCGAAGCCGTACGCGTGGTGGCCGAAACCCTGCGCGCCCGGGCCTCCGCCCTGGGCGCCGCCCGCGAAGCCACCGATGCGATCGGCGGCATCCAGCCGCTGGTGGACATCATCAACCGCTCCGACGCCGTCACCGAACGCGCGCTGCTCGAATCCCTCGAGGAACGTGATCCGGACTTGGCCGAGGAAGTACGCTCCCGCATGCTCACCTTCGCCGACCTGGTCAAGCTCGAGCGCCGCGACGTGCAGCTGGTGCTGCGCGGAATCGATGTGGGCACCCTGGCCCTGGCCATGAAGGGCGCCACCGAGCCGGTGCTGGATGCGATCCGCACCAACGTGTCCGAACGCAACCGGGAACTGCTCGACGACGAAATCAAGGTGTCCGGCCCCGCCCGCCTCTCGCAGGTGGAGGAGGCCCGCGCCAACATTGTCCGGGCCATCCGCGAAATGGAAGCCCAGGGCATCATCGAGGTACACCACGCGGACGAGGAAGAATATGTCTACTGA
- a CDS encoding FliH/SctL family protein — translation MSTETFSRLVYTALGAADEAQLNAQVEARGHAAGYAAGLRAAAADTELLRRTLQEQYEDEMRHGQERVNRSLAALNAAVFSLEGRTVALMAEMQDTLAAAAMDLAEALLRRELADDDASARSALARALEGVDTDLVQRVRMHPVDLAALDEDTLRRARVDFVGDPSLPRGDAVTEFPDGYLDASLSSAVERARAALLEDRS, via the coding sequence ATGTCTACTGAGACCTTCTCCCGCCTGGTCTACACCGCGCTGGGCGCCGCCGACGAAGCCCAGCTCAACGCCCAGGTGGAGGCACGCGGCCACGCTGCCGGTTACGCCGCAGGCCTGCGGGCGGCGGCCGCCGATACCGAACTGCTGCGCCGCACCCTGCAGGAGCAGTACGAGGATGAAATGCGCCACGGCCAGGAACGCGTGAACCGCAGCCTCGCCGCGCTCAACGCCGCGGTATTCAGCCTCGAAGGCCGCACCGTGGCCCTGATGGCCGAGATGCAGGACACGCTGGCCGCTGCCGCGATGGACCTGGCTGAAGCCCTGCTGCGCCGGGAACTGGCCGACGACGACGCCTCCGCCCGGTCTGCCCTGGCCCGCGCCCTGGAAGGGGTGGACACCGACCTGGTGCAGCGGGTCCGGATGCACCCGGTGGACCTGGCGGCACTGGATGAAGACACCCTGCGCCGCGCCCGCGTCGACTTTGTGGGCGACCCAAGCCTGCCGCGCGGCGACGCGGTTACTGAATTCCCTGACGGCTATCTGGACGCTTCGCTGAGCAGCGCCGTCGAACGCGCCCGCGCCGCCCTGCTTGAGGACAGGTCATGA
- a CDS encoding FliI/YscN family ATPase gives MTATAWRPRPAGFAAALREAAPQRVGRVSSVLGLSVEIAGLDCGVGDLVSIGHPGAAIDAEVVAATRDGIRCMPFGRLTGLTAGTPARSKGTPLLVPTGAGLFGRVLDGLGRPIDGKGPLDIEALVPLDHETPSAMLRTRIDTPLQLGVRALDTLTTVGRGQRMGLFAGSGVGKSSLLSMIARGTDAEVSVIALVGERGREVREFLEDDLGAEGLARSIVVVSTSDEPALMRLRAAFVATRIAESFRDRGAHVMLMMDSLTRVAMAQREIGLSVGEPPATRGYPPSTFSLLAQLLERAGTGEHGSVTGMYTVLVDGDDHNEPIADSARSILDGHVVLDRKLAVSGHFPSIDALASISRVASRVNPRERSDAASTLRRVMAARRAAQDLLDVGAYQRGSNPLVDAAVTNEDAINAFLQQRMDEQTPAETAWAQLNNLTRMLGVS, from the coding sequence ATGACGGCCACCGCCTGGCGCCCGCGCCCCGCGGGGTTCGCCGCCGCCCTCCGCGAAGCCGCACCCCAGCGGGTGGGCCGGGTTTCCTCCGTGCTCGGCCTCAGCGTGGAAATTGCCGGCCTGGACTGCGGCGTGGGGGACCTGGTTTCCATCGGGCACCCCGGCGCTGCCATTGACGCGGAGGTAGTGGCTGCCACCCGCGACGGCATCCGCTGCATGCCCTTTGGCCGGCTTACCGGCCTGACCGCCGGCACACCCGCCCGGTCCAAGGGCACGCCGCTGCTGGTACCCACCGGAGCCGGACTGTTCGGCCGCGTGCTGGACGGGCTGGGCCGGCCGATCGACGGCAAGGGACCGCTGGACATTGAGGCCCTGGTGCCGCTTGACCACGAAACCCCGTCCGCGATGCTGCGCACCCGCATTGACACTCCACTGCAGCTGGGCGTGCGTGCCCTGGATACCCTCACCACCGTGGGCCGCGGCCAGCGCATGGGCTTGTTCGCCGGTTCCGGTGTGGGCAAATCCTCGCTGCTGTCCATGATTGCCCGCGGCACCGACGCCGAAGTGTCCGTGATTGCCCTGGTGGGGGAGCGCGGCCGCGAAGTGCGCGAATTCCTCGAAGACGACCTGGGTGCTGAAGGCCTGGCCCGGTCCATCGTGGTGGTTTCGACGTCGGACGAGCCCGCCCTGATGAGGCTGCGCGCCGCCTTCGTGGCCACCCGAATTGCCGAGTCCTTCCGCGACCGCGGCGCCCACGTGATGCTGATGATGGATTCACTGACCCGGGTGGCCATGGCACAGCGTGAAATTGGTTTGTCCGTAGGCGAACCGCCCGCCACCCGGGGTTACCCGCCCTCCACCTTCTCCCTGTTGGCACAGCTGCTTGAGCGGGCCGGCACCGGCGAACACGGCTCGGTCACCGGCATGTACACGGTGCTGGTGGACGGCGACGACCACAACGAACCCATTGCCGACAGCGCCCGGTCCATCCTGGACGGCCACGTGGTGCTGGACCGCAAGCTGGCCGTATCCGGCCACTTCCCGTCCATCGACGCCCTGGCCTCGATTTCGCGGGTGGCCTCCCGGGTCAACCCGCGCGAACGCAGCGACGCCGCGTCCACGCTGCGCCGGGTAATGGCAGCCCGCCGGGCCGCCCAGGACCTGCTCGACGTCGGCGCCTACCAGCGCGGTTCCAATCCGCTGGTGGACGCTGCCGTGACCAACGAAGACGCCATCAACGCCTTCCTGCAGCAGCGCATGGACGAGCAGACCCCGGCCGAAACCGCCTGGGCGCAGTTGAACAACCTGACCCGAATGCTGGGGGTGTCCTGA
- a CDS encoding flagellar FliJ family protein: MPRTFPLAGLLRLRQMQQERAAGELAAANVREKETVQARTEAYSALESSNSQAMDSATLIAIAAARASSRSMLADLNALGARRTAEVEAARAEFSAARARSVGLEKLEGKYAAAEAAEDLRTEQNILDELAGSAWHRRQKEAN, from the coding sequence ATGCCCCGCACCTTTCCCCTGGCCGGCCTGCTTCGCCTGCGCCAAATGCAGCAGGAACGCGCAGCCGGTGAACTGGCGGCCGCCAACGTCCGCGAGAAGGAAACGGTACAGGCCCGCACCGAGGCCTACAGTGCCCTGGAATCCAGCAACAGCCAGGCCATGGACTCAGCCACCCTCATCGCCATTGCCGCCGCCCGGGCCTCGTCCCGGAGTATGCTGGCGGACCTGAACGCGCTGGGCGCCCGTCGCACCGCGGAAGTGGAAGCGGCCCGCGCCGAATTCTCCGCCGCCCGGGCCCGCTCCGTGGGGCTGGAGAAGCTGGAAGGCAAGTACGCCGCGGCCGAAGCCGCCGAGGACCTGCGCACCGAACAAAACATCCTGGACGAACTTGCCGGCTCCGCCTGGCACCGCCGGCAGAAGGAAGCCAACTGA
- a CDS encoding C40 family peptidase, which yields MSMTDALGRIDEIRSTLTQLSGTADVKKAASASASSVAGSGAEFASTLSSLTAAASTGTGAPADGKVLDAVQKYLGLPYVWGGNDPAQGLDCSSFVQNVYKDLGYTLPRVTWDQMSSGTEVASLAQAQAGDLLFSHDGGHVAIYLGNGKAVDAPQPGQTIAIRDAWETDANLTTIRRILPAAAAGTSGTAGAMDASTVTDLVASARAAQSALMGSAA from the coding sequence ATGAGCATGACCGACGCCCTGGGGCGGATCGATGAAATCCGGAGCACGCTGACCCAGCTCTCCGGCACCGCGGATGTGAAGAAGGCTGCCTCCGCTTCGGCTTCCTCCGTGGCAGGTTCCGGCGCGGAGTTCGCCTCTACGCTGTCCTCACTGACCGCCGCTGCCTCCACCGGAACCGGTGCGCCTGCCGACGGCAAGGTGCTCGACGCCGTCCAGAAGTACCTGGGCCTGCCCTACGTCTGGGGCGGCAACGACCCGGCGCAGGGCCTGGACTGCTCGTCCTTTGTGCAGAACGTCTACAAGGACCTGGGCTACACCCTGCCGCGGGTGACCTGGGACCAGATGAGCTCCGGCACCGAGGTGGCGTCCCTGGCACAGGCACAGGCCGGGGACCTGCTCTTCAGCCACGACGGCGGCCACGTGGCCATCTATCTCGGCAACGGAAAGGCAGTGGACGCCCCGCAACCGGGCCAGACCATTGCCATCCGCGATGCGTGGGAAACCGACGCGAACCTGACCACCATCCGCCGCATCCTGCCCGCCGCGGCCGCCGGAACTTCGGGAACGGCCGGAGCCATGGACGCCTCGACAGTAACCGACCTGGTGGCCTCCGCCCGGGCCGCGCAGTCTGCCCTGATGGGATCCGCAGCATGA
- a CDS encoding flagellar hook-length control protein FliK, with product MSVTTGMPRPAAPAPATRTAPSGAPQAGASRPDAGASFGSSLEDAVAASAQTAAPGTARKSAPADQPGAQLEAQLEAAQLEAQRGTQVETGNTTGDTTWALPAEKPATGGDTPDTPVLNPDSAAATAGTAPLPVPVAAPASPAATFANLAGTTLSGGSAAAGSASGAAMPASTSGPAGGIGSAAAATSAPAGPAAAAVSPGAAPSVAVPAAATAMQASVAGAFRGAAGSGMSAAPTQGSQASATAASAHPAAAGAAEGAAASVAAEPVSVPPVSGTSLSGIPAAGSPAAAPAAGQAPADTVSVADAAAGTGAPLLAGAAAAAVPATGTADAAAAVPDTAAPAVGPVAAPALPSPSAPIASLPVHASAAPPAPAATPLLTQVAQPLFSLAAAPQGEHVMTLSVTPDNLGPVTVRAHVGADGVRIELFAPSEAGRDALRTLMTDLRRDLAGSGMNANLSLSSSGTPGEGAGDGTAGRRDGETQPGASADANAEARRPAADDARPRTYRPGLPGPASTIDFLA from the coding sequence ATGAGCGTGACCACCGGGATGCCGCGGCCCGCCGCCCCCGCACCCGCTACACGGACCGCTCCGTCCGGAGCGCCGCAGGCCGGTGCATCACGGCCCGACGCCGGTGCATCCTTTGGCTCCTCCCTGGAGGACGCCGTGGCGGCGTCGGCCCAGACGGCAGCGCCTGGTACCGCCCGGAAGAGCGCCCCGGCCGACCAGCCGGGAGCCCAGTTGGAAGCACAGTTGGAAGCCGCCCAGTTGGAAGCACAGCGGGGAACACAGGTAGAAACCGGAAACACAACGGGAGATACAACCTGGGCCCTGCCGGCCGAAAAGCCGGCAACCGGCGGCGACACCCCGGACACCCCTGTCCTCAATCCCGATTCGGCGGCGGCCACGGCAGGGACTGCACCCCTGCCGGTCCCGGTTGCAGCTCCGGCTTCCCCGGCAGCAACCTTCGCAAATCTGGCCGGAACAACGCTTTCGGGCGGATCCGCAGCCGCCGGGAGCGCTTCCGGTGCAGCGATGCCGGCGTCAACCTCCGGCCCTGCCGGCGGCATCGGCAGTGCGGCAGCAGCAACTTCGGCACCGGCCGGGCCGGCGGCCGCAGCAGTTTCCCCCGGTGCAGCCCCCTCCGTTGCCGTGCCCGCAGCTGCTACAGCCATGCAGGCCTCCGTTGCCGGCGCTTTCCGCGGCGCGGCAGGCTCCGGCATGTCCGCTGCTCCCACGCAGGGCAGCCAGGCGTCCGCAACGGCAGCATCCGCGCACCCGGCGGCAGCAGGAGCCGCGGAAGGCGCCGCTGCCTCCGTTGCTGCGGAACCCGTTTCCGTTCCGCCCGTTTCCGGCACCTCCCTTTCCGGGATACCGGCGGCTGGGAGCCCGGCGGCTGCTCCGGCAGCAGGGCAGGCCCCGGCCGATACTGTTTCCGTCGCCGACGCGGCTGCTGGAACTGGGGCTCCGCTCCTGGCTGGCGCGGCTGCCGCGGCGGTTCCGGCCACCGGGACCGCAGACGCTGCGGCGGCCGTACCGGATACCGCGGCTCCCGCCGTGGGCCCGGTCGCTGCCCCCGCACTGCCGTCGCCGTCCGCTCCCATCGCCTCACTTCCGGTGCATGCATCCGCCGCGCCGCCCGCGCCCGCCGCAACCCCGCTGCTGACCCAGGTGGCCCAGCCGCTGTTCAGCTTGGCCGCGGCACCGCAGGGAGAACACGTCATGACGCTCAGCGTCACGCCGGACAATTTGGGACCGGTCACGGTGCGTGCCCATGTGGGCGCGGACGGTGTCCGGATTGAACTTTTTGCCCCGTCGGAAGCCGGACGTGACGCGCTGCGGACCCTGATGACGGACCTGCGCCGGGACCTGGCCGGTTCGGGCATGAACGCCAACCTGTCCCTTTCCTCTTCCGGCACCCCGGGCGAGGGCGCAGGGGACGGAACTGCCGGCCGCCGCGACGGGGAAACCCAACCCGGAGCTTCCGCCGATGCCAACGCTGAAGCCCGGCGCCCTGCCGCGGATGACGCACGCCCACGCACTTACCGTCCCGGACTTCCCGGACCGGCCTCAACCATCGACTTCCTGGCCTAG
- a CDS encoding flagellar hook capping FlgD N-terminal domain-containing protein, giving the protein MPIEAVVATRGTDTAAEATRAPKQSMDSEVFMHLLVTQLRNQDPSSPMDTNEMIAQTTQLASMEQLTSMAKMDEENFSLQMRIAAAALIGQTVTYTDDAGKPVTGTASSVSYAAGVPTVNINGKDVLLDRISGVVSATAAAPDTAAPAPASATTPVSA; this is encoded by the coding sequence GTGCCCATCGAAGCAGTAGTGGCAACACGCGGTACTGATACCGCCGCCGAAGCCACCCGCGCACCCAAACAATCCATGGACAGCGAGGTCTTTATGCATCTGCTGGTGACCCAGCTGCGCAACCAGGACCCCAGTTCACCCATGGACACCAACGAAATGATCGCCCAGACCACCCAGCTGGCCTCCATGGAACAGCTCACCTCCATGGCGAAGATGGATGAAGAGAACTTCTCCCTCCAGATGCGCATCGCGGCCGCCGCACTGATCGGCCAGACCGTCACCTACACCGACGACGCCGGCAAGCCCGTCACCGGAACAGCCAGCTCGGTTTCCTATGCGGCCGGCGTTCCGACCGTCAACATCAACGGCAAGGATGTCCTGCTCGACCGGATCTCCGGCGTCGTCTCCGCAACAGCGGCCGCACCGGATACCGCTGCGCCGGCTCCTGCTTCCGCAACAACACCAGTCTCTGCCTAA
- a CDS encoding flagellar hook protein FlgE → MLRSLYSGISGLRSHQTMLDVTGNNIANVNTSGYKATAVQFQDTLSQLTQGATAPGANNGGSNPAQVGLGVLVSGITTNFTQGSAQSTGRATDLMISGDGYFVTKQGDQTTYTRAGAFDVDASGRLVTTDGKIVQGWTGVDGVINTGGAVGNVTLPEGAISPAKATGNVTMGGNLPSETTAGDAAATPPVPAGTIVRDMTVYNNNGVASVIPLTFTRTAGGWSVSAPGSTPESANLNFTDGKQVAGSAASITVGGATVDLTGLSSYAGVSTASVTGQDGRAAGTLESFSIAKDGTLIGSFTNGAKQALARIAVATFTNPAGLEKAGNSGFTATVNSGNPVLGGPGDPGMGNAIAGSLEMSNVDLSQEFTNLIVAQRGFQANARIITTSDEVLQELTNLKR, encoded by the coding sequence ATGCTTCGCTCTCTTTACTCCGGTATCTCCGGACTCCGTTCACACCAGACCATGCTCGACGTCACCGGCAACAACATTGCCAACGTCAACACCTCGGGCTACAAGGCCACGGCCGTCCAGTTCCAGGACACCCTCTCCCAGCTGACCCAGGGCGCCACAGCCCCGGGCGCCAACAACGGCGGCTCCAACCCGGCCCAGGTAGGCCTGGGCGTGCTGGTTTCAGGTATCACCACCAACTTCACCCAGGGCTCGGCCCAGTCCACCGGGCGTGCTACCGACCTGATGATTTCCGGCGACGGCTACTTCGTCACCAAGCAGGGCGACCAGACCACCTACACCCGCGCCGGCGCTTTCGACGTCGACGCCTCCGGCCGCCTGGTCACCACGGACGGCAAGATTGTCCAGGGCTGGACCGGTGTTGACGGAGTCATCAACACCGGCGGTGCGGTTGGCAACGTCACCCTGCCGGAAGGCGCCATTTCCCCCGCCAAGGCCACCGGGAACGTCACCATGGGCGGAAACCTTCCCTCTGAGACCACCGCCGGGGACGCAGCTGCTACGCCGCCGGTGCCGGCAGGCACGATCGTCCGCGACATGACGGTGTACAACAACAACGGCGTCGCCAGCGTGATCCCGCTGACCTTCACCCGCACCGCCGGAGGCTGGTCCGTCTCCGCGCCGGGTTCAACCCCTGAATCAGCGAACCTGAACTTCACCGACGGCAAGCAGGTGGCCGGGAGCGCGGCCTCCATTACCGTGGGCGGCGCGACGGTGGACCTGACCGGCCTGTCCAGCTATGCCGGCGTCAGCACCGCGTCGGTCACCGGCCAGGACGGGCGCGCCGCCGGCACCCTGGAGTCCTTCTCCATCGCCAAGGACGGCACGCTGATCGGTTCCTTCACCAACGGGGCCAAGCAGGCACTGGCGCGTATTGCCGTTGCCACCTTCACCAACCCGGCTGGCCTGGAAAAGGCCGGCAACTCCGGTTTCACCGCCACGGTGAACTCGGGCAACCCCGTCCTGGGCGGCCCCGGCGACCCCGGCATGGGCAACGCGATTGCCGGTTCCCTGGAAATGTCCAACGTGGACCTCTCCCAGGAATTCACCAACCTGATCGTGGCCCAGCGCGGCTTCCAGGCCAACGCCCGCATCATCACCACCTCGGATGAAGTGCTGCAGGAACTGACCAACCTGAAGCGCTAA
- a CDS encoding flagellar FlbD family protein, which yields MIVLTRLNDAQFAINPDLIERIHANPDTTLVMVDGSKYIVTESMQEVIDRIAAYRALVISMARDTPAPVRERPGLGLVPEVFSAEPSGVPTPSKTVPLRPRNN from the coding sequence ATGATTGTACTCACGCGTCTGAACGACGCCCAGTTTGCGATCAACCCTGATCTGATCGAGCGGATCCACGCCAACCCGGACACAACGCTGGTGATGGTGGACGGCTCGAAGTACATCGTGACCGAGAGCATGCAGGAAGTGATCGACCGGATCGCCGCCTACCGGGCCCTGGTGATTTCCATGGCGCGGGACACCCCTGCACCGGTCCGTGAAAGACCCGGGTTGGGGCTAGTGCCCGAAGTCTTTTCCGCGGAACCGTCCGGTGTCCCGACCCCCAGCAAGACCGTGCCCCTTCGCCCTAGGAACAACTAA